One Paraburkholderia dioscoreae DNA segment encodes these proteins:
- a CDS encoding sigma-54 dependent transcriptional regulator, whose translation MEPATRQLIYVSRDPSAELNTRFHQRGWHVEVVGSARDVRRAVRAGMAAGGLLDLSSDFQPHEIAAFESCLTMPNVGWVAATMPGQLQDAALRRLVRDYCFDYVTVPYSGDRIVDSVGHAYGMISLGEPASNDASQGAEGEMVGSCDAMLALFRSIRKVAMTDAPVFISGESGTGKELTAVAIHERSARRNAPFVPINCGAIPPHLLQSELFGYERGAFTGANQRKIGRVEAANGGTLFLDEIGDLPLESQASLLRFLQERKVERLGGHGAVDVDVRIISATHVDMTAAMIEGRFRSDLYHRLCVLQIDEPPLRARGKDIELLARHMLERFKKDASRRLRGFAPDAIAALHNYGWPGNVRELINRVRRAIVMSEGRAITARDLELAEYVEIVPVSLAQAREAAERQAIELALLRHRGRLGDAAQELGISRVTLYRLLCSHGMRHMEGEPLATPHGDLPASVPHL comes from the coding sequence ATGGAACCCGCAACGCGACAACTGATTTACGTTTCGCGCGATCCGAGCGCGGAGCTGAATACTCGGTTTCATCAGCGCGGCTGGCACGTCGAAGTCGTGGGGTCGGCGCGCGACGTGCGTCGGGCTGTTCGCGCCGGAATGGCGGCGGGCGGTTTGCTTGATCTGTCTAGCGATTTTCAGCCACACGAAATCGCTGCCTTCGAATCGTGCCTGACCATGCCGAATGTCGGCTGGGTTGCGGCAACCATGCCGGGCCAATTGCAGGACGCCGCCTTGCGCCGGCTCGTGCGCGACTATTGTTTCGATTATGTGACGGTGCCTTATTCGGGCGACAGGATCGTCGACTCGGTGGGTCATGCATACGGCATGATTTCTTTGGGCGAGCCGGCTTCCAACGACGCATCGCAAGGCGCCGAGGGCGAAATGGTCGGCTCGTGCGATGCCATGCTCGCGCTGTTCCGCTCGATCCGCAAGGTGGCGATGACCGACGCGCCGGTGTTCATTTCGGGCGAATCGGGCACCGGCAAGGAACTGACCGCGGTTGCGATTCACGAGCGCTCCGCACGGCGCAATGCGCCTTTTGTGCCGATCAACTGCGGCGCGATTCCACCGCATCTGCTGCAATCCGAACTATTCGGCTACGAACGCGGCGCGTTCACCGGCGCCAATCAGCGCAAGATCGGCCGGGTGGAAGCGGCCAACGGCGGCACGCTGTTTCTCGACGAAATCGGCGACCTGCCGCTCGAAAGTCAGGCGAGCCTGCTGCGCTTTCTGCAGGAGCGCAAAGTGGAGCGGCTGGGAGGGCACGGCGCGGTCGACGTCGACGTGCGTATCATCTCGGCCACTCACGTGGATATGACCGCGGCGATGATCGAAGGCCGTTTTCGTTCCGACCTGTATCACCGTCTGTGCGTGCTGCAGATCGATGAACCGCCGCTGCGCGCACGTGGTAAGGATATCGAACTGCTTGCCCGGCACATGCTCGAACGTTTCAAGAAAGATGCAAGCCGCCGCTTGCGCGGCTTCGCACCGGACGCGATCGCGGCGCTGCATAACTACGGCTGGCCGGGCAATGTGCGCGAGCTGATCAACCGGGTGCGGCGCGCTATCGTGATGTCGGAAGGGCGCGCGATCACGGCGCGCGATCTGGAGCTCGCGGAGTACGTGGAGATCGTGCCCGTGTCGCTCGCGCAGGCGCGAGAAGCGGCCGAACGCCAGGCGATCGAGCTGGCGCTGCTGCGTCACCGCGGGCGTCTCGGCGACGCCGCGCAGGAACTCGGCATCTCGCGCGTCACGTTGTACCGGCTGCTGTGTTCGCACGGCATGCGGCACATGGAAGGCGAGCCGCTCGCCACGCCGCACGGCGACTTGCCGGCTTCGGTGCCGCATCTGTGA
- a CDS encoding thymidylate synthase, translated as MKQYLDLVRTILDTGTWQENRTGIRTISMPGAMLRFDLQQGFPAVTTKKLAFKSAVGELVGFLRASRSAADFRDLGCKVWDANANQNPQWLANPYRQGPDDLGDVYGVQWRQWPAYKVLNADASAQLVDATARGFRVVTEFEEDGSRKVLLYKAIDQLRQCLDTIMQNPADRRILFHAWNPAVLDQIALPACHLLYQFVPNAVRKEISLCLYIRSNDVGLGTPFNLTEGAALLHLVGRLTGYTPRWFTYFIGDAHIYENQLDMLQQQLTREPYESPAFAISDRVPEYAKTGVYEPEWLEKIEPADFSLVGYRHHDPLTAPMAV; from the coding sequence ATGAAACAATACCTCGACCTCGTCCGCACGATTCTCGACACCGGCACGTGGCAGGAGAATCGCACCGGCATCCGCACCATCAGCATGCCGGGCGCCATGTTGCGCTTCGACCTTCAGCAAGGCTTTCCCGCGGTTACGACGAAAAAGCTGGCGTTCAAATCGGCGGTGGGCGAGCTGGTCGGGTTTCTGCGCGCATCGCGCAGCGCCGCGGATTTCCGCGACCTCGGCTGCAAGGTGTGGGACGCCAACGCCAACCAGAATCCGCAGTGGCTCGCCAATCCCTATCGCCAGGGGCCAGACGATCTCGGCGACGTCTACGGCGTGCAATGGCGCCAGTGGCCGGCCTACAAAGTGTTGAACGCAGACGCGAGCGCGCAGCTTGTCGACGCGACTGCACGCGGCTTCCGGGTGGTGACTGAATTCGAAGAAGACGGCAGCCGCAAAGTGCTGCTTTATAAGGCGATCGACCAGTTGCGCCAGTGTTTGGACACGATCATGCAGAACCCGGCGGACCGGCGCATTCTGTTTCACGCATGGAACCCTGCCGTGCTGGACCAGATCGCTTTGCCCGCTTGCCACCTGCTTTACCAGTTCGTGCCAAACGCGGTGCGCAAGGAAATTTCGCTGTGCCTGTACATCCGCAGCAACGACGTCGGGCTCGGTACACCGTTCAATCTGACCGAAGGCGCGGCGTTGCTGCACCTGGTTGGTCGTCTGACGGGCTATACGCCGCGCTGGTTCACGTATTTCATCGGCGACGCGCATATCTACGAGAACCAGCTCGACATGTTGCAGCAGCAACTCACGCGCGAGCCGTATGAAAGCCCGGCTTTCGCGATTTCCGACCGGGTACCCGAGTATGCGAAAACCGGCGTGTACGAGCCGGAATGGCTCGAAAAGATCGAGCCGGCGGATTTCTCGCTGGTCGGCTACCGGCATCACGATCCGCTCACGGCGCCGATGGCCGTTTGA
- the pmbA gene encoding metalloprotease PmbA → MAADMDVKQRFFPHTQDELKEIASDILRHAKSLGGTDAATEISEGDGLSVSVRRGEVETIEHNRDKMVGVTVFIGNKRGNASTSDFSSQALKDTVAAAYNIARFTAEDDCAGLAEAELLETAPRDLDLYHPWNLSADEAVEIARRAEDAAFATDPQIKNSEGASVSAQHSQFVLATSRGFLAGYPYSRHYVACAPIAGSGRNMQRDDWYTSTRSAEELANPEAVGRYAAQRALARIGARGLDTRKVPVLFEAPLAAGLLGAFVQATSGGALYRKTTFLVDSLGKPVFAPHVQVVEDPHIPRAMGSAPFDEEGVRTRQRSVVKDGVVEGYFLSTYSARKLGMQTTGNAGGSHNLSLLSSNTRPEDDFEEMLRKLGTGLLLTELMGQGVNYVTGDYSRGASGFWVENGKIQYPVEEITVASTLQEMFHHIVAIGADTITRGTKKTGSVLIERMTIAGQ, encoded by the coding sequence ATGGCAGCAGACATGGACGTCAAGCAGCGCTTTTTTCCGCATACCCAGGATGAGCTGAAGGAAATAGCCTCGGACATCCTTCGTCACGCGAAGTCGCTCGGCGGTACCGACGCGGCGACCGAGATTTCCGAAGGCGACGGCCTGTCCGTCTCCGTGCGGCGCGGCGAAGTCGAGACGATCGAACACAACCGCGACAAGATGGTCGGCGTGACGGTGTTCATCGGTAACAAGCGCGGCAATGCGAGCACCTCGGACTTTTCATCGCAGGCTTTGAAGGACACGGTCGCGGCGGCCTACAACATCGCGCGCTTCACGGCTGAAGACGACTGCGCGGGTCTGGCCGAGGCCGAATTGCTGGAAACGGCGCCGCGCGATCTCGATCTCTATCACCCGTGGAATCTGTCCGCGGACGAAGCGGTGGAAATCGCCCGCCGCGCGGAAGACGCCGCGTTCGCGACCGATCCGCAGATCAAGAATTCGGAAGGCGCGAGCGTCTCGGCGCAGCACTCGCAGTTCGTGCTGGCCACCTCGCGCGGTTTCCTGGCGGGTTATCCGTACTCGCGCCACTACGTTGCGTGCGCGCCGATTGCGGGCAGCGGCCGCAACATGCAGCGCGACGACTGGTACACGTCCACCCGCAGCGCCGAAGAACTGGCCAATCCGGAAGCGGTGGGCCGTTACGCGGCGCAACGCGCGCTGGCGCGTATCGGCGCGCGCGGCCTGGATACGCGCAAGGTGCCGGTGCTGTTCGAAGCGCCGCTCGCCGCGGGCCTGCTCGGCGCATTCGTGCAAGCCACGAGCGGCGGCGCGCTGTATCGCAAGACCACGTTCCTCGTCGACAGCCTGGGCAAGCCGGTGTTTGCGCCGCACGTGCAGGTGGTCGAAGACCCGCATATTCCCCGCGCAATGGGCAGCGCGCCGTTCGACGAAGAAGGCGTGCGCACCAGACAGCGTTCGGTGGTGAAGGACGGCGTGGTGGAAGGCTATTTCCTGTCCACCTACTCGGCGCGCAAGCTCGGCATGCAGACCACCGGCAATGCGGGCGGCTCGCACAACCTGTCGCTGCTGAGCTCGAACACGCGCCCCGAGGACGACTTCGAAGAGATGCTGCGCAAGCTTGGCACGGGCCTGTTGCTGACAGAACTGATGGGACAGGGCGTGAACTACGTGACGGGCGACTACTCGCGCGGCGCGTCGGGCTTCTGGGTCGAGAACGGTAAGATCCAGTATCCGGTCGAGGAAATCACCGTGGCGAGCACGCTGCAGGAGATGTTCCACCACATCGTCGCGATCGGCGCGGATACGATCACGCGCGGCACCAAGAAAACCGGTTCGGTGCTGATCGAGCGGATGACGATCGCGGGGCAGTAA
- a CDS encoding ArsR/SmtB family transcription factor yields MTATLADEQNHFPGLSRIGALLADPGRAAMLWALMDGSARPAGELTMIAGLSPSAASAHLARLTDGGLLALEVRGRHRYFRIASPDIAASIEALANVAQVSAPQRPVPRPARTVPLDMRYARTCYDHMAGELSVRVFEQLIGGGLLTLHGTSLEATVEGAARFAGWGIDMSAQKSRRRRFACTCPDWSERRPHLGGALGAALLDSWSSHGWVERTERPRILRITPAGHRHFDAFLAA; encoded by the coding sequence ATGACCGCCACCCTCGCAGACGAGCAGAACCATTTCCCCGGCCTGAGCCGCATCGGCGCGCTACTCGCCGACCCCGGCCGCGCCGCGATGCTGTGGGCGCTGATGGACGGCAGCGCCCGCCCGGCCGGCGAGCTGACGATGATCGCCGGGCTTTCGCCGTCGGCGGCCAGCGCCCATCTCGCGCGCCTGACCGACGGCGGCCTGCTCGCGCTCGAAGTGCGCGGCCGGCATCGCTATTTCCGGATTGCGTCGCCCGACATCGCCGCGTCGATCGAAGCGCTCGCCAACGTGGCGCAGGTCAGCGCGCCGCAGCGTCCCGTCCCGCGCCCCGCGCGCACCGTGCCGCTGGACATGCGCTACGCGCGCACCTGCTACGACCATATGGCAGGCGAATTGTCGGTGCGCGTGTTCGAGCAACTGATCGGGGGCGGCCTGCTGACGCTGCACGGCACGTCACTCGAAGCCACCGTCGAGGGCGCCGCCCGCTTCGCCGGCTGGGGCATCGACATGTCGGCGCAGAAAAGCCGGCGACGCCGCTTTGCCTGCACCTGTCCCGACTGGAGCGAGCGGCGTCCGCACCTGGGCGGCGCACTCGGCGCGGCGCTGCTCGACTCGTGGTCGTCGCACGGCTGGGTCGAACGCACGGAACGGCCGCGAATCCTGCGCATTACGCCAGCCGGGCATCGTCATTTCGATGCGTTTCTGGCCGCCTGA
- a CDS encoding dihydrofolate reductase yields MTTLTLIVARANNGVIGRDNQLPWRLPEDLAFFKRTTMGAPIIMGRKTHESIGRPLPGRRNIVVTRNTTRRFQGCDTAATLQEALKLAAQDQAPEAFLIGGAQLYVEGLQQADKLIITEISADFEGDATFPELDETEWEEVAHETHRADAPNDFDYAFVTYKRKGV; encoded by the coding sequence ATGACGACGCTCACTCTGATCGTCGCTCGCGCCAACAACGGCGTGATCGGCCGCGACAACCAGTTGCCCTGGCGACTTCCCGAAGACCTCGCGTTCTTCAAGCGCACCACTATGGGCGCGCCCATCATCATGGGTCGCAAAACGCATGAGTCGATCGGCCGGCCCTTGCCAGGACGCCGCAACATTGTCGTGACGCGGAATACCACACGCCGCTTCCAAGGTTGCGACACGGCCGCGACCCTCCAGGAGGCGCTCAAGCTCGCCGCTCAGGATCAGGCGCCCGAAGCGTTTCTGATCGGCGGCGCGCAGTTGTATGTGGAAGGCTTGCAGCAGGCGGACAAGCTCATCATCACCGAAATTTCCGCCGACTTCGAAGGCGACGCTACGTTCCCCGAACTCGACGAAACGGAGTGGGAAGAAGTCGCGCATGAAACACACCGCGCAGACGCACCGAACGACTTCGACTACGCATTCGTGACGTACAAACGCAAAGGCGTCTGA
- a CDS encoding DUF6600 domain-containing protein, translating into MRTVTPHHPSSRRVTGYTLIAAAAFLFAAQATVAQEIGEAPQNAAATQNTDPPGRVARLNYTAGAVTTEPAGATDWSYAQINRPLTTGDQLWNDQNARSELHIGSTAVRLGPSTSLDLLNLDDSSAQLKVAQGTLSARVRELAPGSSYEIDTPNLALGLNGPGDYRVDVAPDGSSTTVTVRSGSATVYGDNGEVPVAAGQQVRFGGTTLQQLADNGAPGLDGFDQWAASRDAAEDRSVSARYVSRDIPGYQDLDANGTWRSTPQYGEVWVPRATPAGWAPYHDGHWVWQAPWGWTWVDDAPWGFAPYHYGRWAQVDDAWAWVPGPVAVSEPPVYAPALVAFVGGGGGGVNWGVDLAIGGVVAAGVAWFPLGPGEPWHPHWGGHDHWSPGYYNRVNQTTIVNNYSRNVNVTNIHNTYINYRAPGGVTAVPATAFVHGQPVGRFAQKVDPRQWRNAQINPGGPGIAPVRESFGPGLRNANYRPSAAVTARPVVATRSPAVPAAYHDSLAQRFAQSGGRVPGAGQPIVRTSVPAHMAGGPSALPVQNVRVVQSHIAGRAPGIAAGAPGAPGRPGGMRQAEQAPQRPGEAPHGGEPQARPGVPPQVANQREQPGEMGHPSNGVPRPPQVNGGNAAALAPQQRGMPQAGQQQAGQPPGVNERHEPAWTQPHTPMAQQAQQHSGPQQQAGRPDLAPPPRAQPQARGSEVAQQPGTQQHGVPHPAENPAMQQQQQARQQGFHPQQQSQSQPQAQTQHQPEPQAPRPTEVQAQQQPRQEYHPQPIQQPRQEPRPEPRPQQVQQQPRPEFHPPPPQPRQQQAQQQPRPEFHPQPQPQQPRQEPRPQQVQQSRPQAQPQHAEQHSGGGNRDEHHKG; encoded by the coding sequence ATGAGAACAGTCACCCCACACCACCCTTCGAGCCGCCGGGTCACCGGCTATACGCTGATCGCAGCCGCCGCGTTCCTGTTCGCGGCCCAGGCCACCGTGGCGCAGGAAATCGGGGAAGCGCCTCAGAATGCGGCCGCCACGCAGAACACCGACCCGCCCGGCCGCGTCGCGCGCCTGAACTACACGGCGGGCGCCGTGACCACCGAACCGGCCGGCGCTACCGACTGGTCATACGCGCAGATCAACCGCCCGCTCACCACCGGCGACCAGTTGTGGAACGATCAGAACGCCCGCTCGGAGCTGCACATCGGCTCGACCGCGGTGCGCCTCGGCCCGTCCACCAGCCTCGATCTGCTGAATCTCGACGACAGCAGCGCGCAGCTCAAGGTCGCCCAAGGCACCTTGTCCGCGCGCGTGCGCGAACTCGCGCCGGGCTCGTCGTACGAAATCGACACGCCGAATCTCGCGCTCGGCCTGAACGGGCCGGGCGACTATCGCGTCGACGTCGCGCCGGACGGCAGCAGCACCACCGTCACCGTGCGCAGCGGCAGCGCGACGGTATACGGCGACAACGGCGAGGTGCCGGTCGCAGCCGGCCAGCAGGTCCGCTTCGGCGGCACCACCCTGCAGCAACTGGCCGACAACGGCGCCCCCGGTCTCGACGGCTTCGATCAGTGGGCCGCGAGCCGCGATGCCGCCGAAGACCGCTCGGTGTCGGCGCGCTACGTGTCGCGCGACATTCCCGGCTATCAGGATCTCGACGCGAACGGCACGTGGCGCAGCACGCCGCAGTACGGCGAAGTGTGGGTGCCGCGCGCCACGCCTGCGGGCTGGGCACCGTATCACGACGGCCATTGGGTGTGGCAGGCGCCGTGGGGCTGGACTTGGGTCGACGATGCGCCGTGGGGCTTCGCGCCCTACCACTACGGCCGCTGGGCTCAGGTGGACGACGCGTGGGCATGGGTGCCGGGGCCGGTCGCGGTCAGCGAGCCGCCTGTCTACGCGCCGGCCCTCGTCGCCTTCGTGGGGGGCGGTGGCGGCGGTGTGAACTGGGGTGTGGATCTGGCGATCGGCGGAGTTGTCGCGGCCGGCGTCGCGTGGTTCCCGCTCGGCCCGGGCGAGCCGTGGCATCCGCATTGGGGCGGTCACGATCACTGGAGCCCCGGTTACTACAACCGCGTGAACCAGACGACGATCGTCAACAATTACAGCCGCAATGTGAATGTGACCAACATTCACAACACGTATATCAACTACCGCGCGCCGGGCGGCGTGACCGCAGTGCCGGCGACGGCCTTCGTGCACGGTCAGCCGGTCGGACGCTTCGCCCAGAAGGTCGATCCGCGGCAATGGCGCAACGCGCAAATCAACCCGGGTGGGCCGGGAATCGCGCCGGTGCGGGAAAGCTTCGGGCCTGGCTTGCGCAACGCGAATTACCGGCCGTCTGCGGCCGTGACGGCCCGGCCGGTGGTGGCGACGCGCAGTCCGGCGGTGCCGGCGGCTTACCACGACAGTCTCGCGCAACGTTTCGCGCAAAGCGGCGGACGGGTGCCGGGCGCCGGTCAGCCTATCGTGCGAACGTCGGTGCCGGCGCACATGGCGGGTGGCCCGAGCGCGCTGCCGGTGCAGAACGTGCGGGTCGTGCAGTCGCATATTGCGGGACGTGCGCCTGGCATCGCGGCGGGTGCGCCAGGTGCACCCGGTAGACCTGGCGGGATGCGGCAGGCGGAACAAGCGCCGCAGCGGCCGGGGGAAGCGCCGCATGGCGGCGAGCCGCAAGCGCGGCCGGGCGTGCCGCCACAAGTGGCTAACCAGCGTGAGCAGCCCGGTGAGATGGGGCATCCTTCGAACGGGGTGCCGCGTCCGCCGCAAGTGAATGGCGGCAATGCGGCGGCGCTGGCGCCGCAGCAACGCGGTATGCCGCAGGCCGGTCAGCAGCAGGCCGGCCAGCCGCCGGGCGTCAACGAACGCCACGAGCCGGCCTGGACGCAGCCGCACACACCGATGGCTCAGCAGGCCCAGCAGCATAGCGGTCCGCAGCAACAGGCGGGACGGCCGGATCTTGCGCCGCCGCCTCGCGCGCAGCCGCAGGCAAGAGGGTCCGAGGTAGCGCAGCAGCCCGGCACGCAACAACACGGCGTGCCGCATCCCGCGGAGAACCCGGCGATGCAACAGCAGCAGCAGGCGCGGCAGCAGGGGTTTCATCCGCAGCAACAGTCGCAGTCACAACCACAGGCCCAGACGCAACATCAGCCCGAGCCGCAGGCGCCTCGTCCAACTGAAGTCCAGGCGCAGCAGCAACCGCGTCAGGAATACCATCCGCAGCCCATCCAGCAGCCGCGTCAAGAACCTCGTCCTGAGCCGCGCCCGCAGCAGGTGCAGCAACAGCCCCGGCCGGAATTCCATCCGCCGCCGCCGCAGCCGCGTCAGCAGCAGGCGCAGCAGCAACCGCGGCCGGAGTTTCATCCGCAACCGCAACCGCAGCAGCCGCGCCAGGAACCTCGCCCGCAGCAGGTGCAGCAGTCGCGTCCTCAGGCGCAGCCACAGCACGCCGAACAGCACTCGGGCGGCGGCAATCGCGACGAACATCACAAAGGCTGA
- a CDS encoding GlxA family transcriptional regulator — MAARHIVFAVAPDLVLLDACGPLEAFWRAELTVAGMAGAAARGVNDAEHASAGRPANATGSAGSLPQPVAYRTTVASIDGGILQTFPGLPIVTERLDSLDDQPIDTLIIPGVPVDEHCTLQPELVAWIGRHAPRARRVCSVCTGAFYLAAAGLLDGRRATTHWRDASQLARRFPNVQVDADPIFIRDVGRREGEGVVWTSAGVTAGIDLALALIEEDVGHAVAMQAARRLVVFMKRPGGQSQYSAALAAQASADGPFEALHSWMAAHLRDDLSVERLAERTRMSPRTFARRYVDEVGRTPAKTVAALRLEAASRALADSRRPLKRIALDCGFGSEQNLRRAFLRRFGVLPLDYRERFMSAGASPGETACEFAEAN, encoded by the coding sequence ATGGCAGCGCGTCATATTGTTTTCGCGGTTGCGCCGGATCTGGTGCTGCTCGATGCATGCGGGCCGCTGGAGGCGTTCTGGCGTGCGGAGTTGACCGTCGCCGGGATGGCCGGCGCTGCCGCCCGCGGTGTGAACGATGCCGAACATGCGAGCGCCGGCCGACCGGCTAACGCCACGGGTTCGGCCGGTAGCCTGCCGCAACCCGTGGCCTACCGCACGACGGTCGCTTCGATCGACGGCGGCATACTGCAAACTTTTCCCGGCCTGCCGATCGTTACCGAGCGGCTCGATTCGCTGGACGATCAGCCGATCGATACGCTGATCATCCCCGGCGTCCCGGTCGACGAACACTGCACGCTGCAACCGGAACTGGTCGCGTGGATCGGACGCCATGCGCCGCGGGCGCGGCGGGTGTGCTCGGTCTGCACCGGCGCGTTCTATCTGGCGGCGGCCGGGCTGCTCGACGGCCGCCGCGCCACCACGCACTGGCGCGACGCTTCGCAGCTAGCGCGCCGCTTTCCGAACGTCCAGGTGGACGCCGACCCGATCTTTATCCGCGACGTGGGGCGCCGTGAAGGCGAGGGCGTGGTCTGGACCTCGGCGGGCGTGACGGCGGGCATCGATCTGGCGCTGGCGCTGATCGAGGAGGACGTCGGCCACGCGGTCGCCATGCAGGCGGCGCGGCGGCTGGTGGTCTTCATGAAGCGGCCCGGCGGCCAGTCGCAGTACAGCGCGGCGCTGGCGGCGCAGGCCTCGGCGGACGGTCCGTTCGAGGCCCTGCATAGCTGGATGGCGGCGCATTTGCGCGACGACCTGTCAGTCGAGCGGCTCGCCGAGCGAACCCGGATGAGCCCGCGAACTTTTGCACGGCGCTATGTCGACGAGGTCGGCCGCACGCCGGCCAAAACCGTCGCGGCGTTGCGGCTGGAAGCGGCCTCGCGGGCGCTCGCCGACTCGCGCCGGCCGCTCAAGCGGATTGCGCTCGACTGCGGTTTTGGCAGCGAACAGAACTTGCGGCGGGCGTTTTTGCGGCGTTTCGGCGTGCTGCCGCTCGATTATCGGGAGCGTTTCATGTCGGCGGGCGCGTCGCCAGGCGAGACCGCTTGCGAATTCGCCGAGGCGAACTGA
- a CDS encoding MFS transporter, producing the protein MPPSAASAVPAHSTGLHDADPHGRRAACVLAVCQALYTSSVSIDLTLTGLVGYTLADDKALATLPFSLITVAAALTTIFASFLMARIGRRAGFVLGAAVGALGGAVSVWAIFHQSFWVFCAGTATVGVFQAFAQYYRLAAADAVGIEGKSRAISTVLAGGVVAAVCGPLLAAWSKDWLAPVAFAGSYALVTGFGLVSVALLALLYRDAAPAVGTAARHDAARPLGEIVRQPIFAAALANNALGYAVMMFVMTATPIAAVACGHTIGDGAAIIQWHLVGMFAPSLFSASLIKRCGVLPVIGAGIALSAACGVLALRSTDLPHFYAALACLGVGWNFMFVGGSTLLAQSYRPSERAKTQATSEFTTFAFSALGSLFAGQLLARFGWATINAAIFPLLGAAALATLGYAWSRKRQVMEEVS; encoded by the coding sequence ATGCCACCGTCCGCCGCGTCCGCCGTTCCCGCCCATTCCACCGGCCTGCACGATGCCGATCCGCATGGCCGGCGCGCCGCGTGCGTGCTGGCCGTGTGCCAGGCGCTGTACACCTCATCGGTATCGATCGATCTGACGTTGACCGGCCTCGTCGGCTACACGCTCGCCGACGACAAGGCGCTCGCGACGCTGCCGTTCTCCCTGATCACCGTCGCCGCCGCGCTGACGACGATCTTCGCGTCGTTTCTGATGGCGCGCATCGGCCGCCGGGCGGGTTTCGTGCTCGGCGCGGCCGTCGGTGCGCTCGGCGGCGCGGTTTCCGTGTGGGCGATCTTTCATCAGAGTTTCTGGGTTTTCTGCGCGGGCACGGCGACGGTCGGCGTCTTTCAGGCGTTCGCGCAGTACTACCGGCTGGCCGCCGCCGACGCGGTCGGCATCGAAGGAAAGAGCCGCGCGATTTCCACGGTGCTGGCGGGCGGCGTGGTGGCCGCCGTCTGCGGGCCGCTCCTCGCCGCGTGGAGCAAGGACTGGCTGGCGCCGGTCGCGTTCGCGGGTTCGTATGCGCTCGTGACGGGCTTCGGGCTTGTGTCGGTTGCCTTGCTGGCGCTGCTGTATCGCGACGCGGCGCCGGCTGTTGGCACGGCGGCGCGCCACGACGCGGCGCGGCCGCTCGGCGAAATCGTGCGGCAGCCGATCTTCGCGGCGGCGCTCGCCAACAATGCGCTCGGCTACGCCGTGATGATGTTCGTGATGACCGCCACACCGATCGCCGCGGTCGCTTGCGGCCACACGATCGGCGACGGCGCGGCGATCATCCAGTGGCACCTGGTCGGCATGTTCGCGCCGTCGCTGTTTTCCGCGAGCCTGATCAAACGCTGTGGCGTGCTGCCGGTGATCGGCGCGGGCATCGCGCTGTCGGCGGCGTGCGGCGTACTTGCGTTGCGTTCGACCGATCTGCCGCATTTCTACGCGGCGCTCGCCTGTCTCGGCGTGGGCTGGAATTTCATGTTCGTCGGCGGCTCGACGCTGCTCGCGCAATCGTACCGGCCGTCGGAGCGCGCGAAGACGCAGGCGACCAGCGAATTCACGACTTTTGCGTTTTCCGCATTGGGCTCTCTGTTTGCGGGTCAATTGCTGGCCCGCTTCGGCTGGGCGACGATCAACGCCGCGATATTTCCGCTGCTCGGGGCGGCGGCGCTCGCCACGCTGGGCTACGCGTGGTCGCGCAAGCGGCAGGTAATGGAGGAAGTGTCCTGA
- a CDS encoding acyl-CoA thioesterase: MSTPSAAPLDRSETTFRFLAEPTSVNFGGKVHGGALMKWIDETAYACSAVWSGRYCVTVSVGNIRFRRPILVGNLVELRARVVATGRTSMHIHVSVQAGDPKGGELLQTTDCLIVMVAVNENGQPVPVPAFVPETDEQKRLAKYAIDVKEALDAIVELKPEEVAQGKV; this comes from the coding sequence ATGAGCACCCCTTCCGCAGCGCCGCTGGACCGTTCCGAAACCACTTTCCGCTTTCTCGCCGAACCGACTTCGGTCAACTTCGGCGGCAAGGTGCATGGCGGCGCGTTGATGAAGTGGATCGACGAGACCGCGTATGCGTGCTCGGCGGTATGGTCGGGGCGCTACTGCGTGACGGTCAGCGTGGGCAACATCCGTTTTCGCCGGCCGATTCTGGTCGGCAATCTGGTCGAGTTGCGCGCCCGGGTCGTGGCGACGGGCCGCACCAGCATGCACATTCACGTGTCGGTGCAGGCGGGCGACCCGAAGGGCGGCGAGCTGCTGCAAACCACGGACTGTCTGATCGTGATGGTCGCCGTCAACGAGAACGGTCAGCCCGTGCCCGTGCCGGCCTTCGTGCCGGAGACGGACGAACAGAAACGCCTCGCCAAATACGCGATCGATGTGAAGGAAGCGCTCGATGCGATCGTCGAATTGAAGCCGGAAGAAGTGGCG